Proteins encoded in a region of the Streptomyces sp. NBC_01471 genome:
- a CDS encoding bifunctional 3-phenylpropionate/cinnamic acid dioxygenase ferredoxin subunit — MAAFVRACALSELEDDTPKRVELDGTPVSVVRTEGEVFAINDICSHANVSLSEGEVEDCTIECWLHGSSFDLRTGKPSGLPATRPVPVYPVKIEGDDVLVSVSQES; from the coding sequence ATGGCCGCCTTCGTCAGGGCCTGTGCGCTGAGCGAGCTGGAGGACGACACCCCGAAGCGGGTGGAGCTCGACGGCACGCCGGTGTCCGTGGTCCGCACGGAAGGGGAGGTGTTCGCGATCAACGACATCTGCTCGCACGCGAACGTCTCCCTCTCCGAGGGGGAGGTCGAGGACTGCACCATCGAGTGCTGGCTGCACGGTTCCAGCTTCGACCTCCGTACCGGCAAGCCGTCCGGCCTTCCCGCGACGCGCCCCGTCCCCGTTTACCCCGTAAAGATCGAAGGGGACGATGTGCTCGTCTCCGTATCCCAGGAGTCCTGA
- the sufD gene encoding Fe-S cluster assembly protein SufD, which translates to MAEAQNSPTGSTTAGSIAVAAESTVATRMSAPPSFDVADFPVPHGREEEWRFTPLERLKGLHDGTAVATGSGVEIEVSAPEGVRVETVGRDDARIGRAGTPVDRVAAQAYSSFEKASVVSVPKETVLSEPIRIAVRGAGGVAYGHQVIELGAFAEALVVIDHTGDAVLAANVDYILGDGAKLTVVSVQDWEPGAVHVAQHNALVGRDASLKSVVVTFGGDVVRLHPRVQYAGPGGEAELLGLYFTDHGQHQEHRLLVDHNAPHCKSNVAYKGALQGQDAHAVWIGDVLIRAAAEGTDSYELNRNLVLTDGARVDSVPNLEIETGEIAGAGHASATGRFDDSQLFYLQSRGIPESEARRLVVRGFFAELVQQIGLPDVEERLLAKIDAELQAAV; encoded by the coding sequence GTGGCGGACTTCCCGGTCCCTCACGGCCGTGAGGAGGAGTGGCGGTTCACCCCGCTGGAGCGGCTCAAGGGCCTGCACGACGGCACCGCCGTCGCGACCGGCTCCGGCGTCGAGATCGAGGTGTCCGCCCCCGAGGGCGTCCGCGTCGAGACCGTCGGCCGTGACGACGCGCGCATCGGCCGGGCCGGCACCCCGGTCGACCGGGTCGCCGCCCAGGCGTACTCCTCCTTCGAGAAGGCCTCGGTCGTCTCGGTGCCCAAGGAGACCGTGCTCAGTGAGCCGATCCGGATCGCCGTGCGCGGCGCCGGCGGCGTCGCCTACGGCCACCAGGTCATCGAGCTCGGGGCCTTCGCCGAAGCCCTCGTGGTCATCGACCACACCGGCGACGCGGTGCTCGCCGCCAACGTCGACTACATCCTGGGTGACGGTGCGAAGCTGACCGTCGTCTCCGTCCAGGACTGGGAGCCCGGCGCCGTGCACGTGGCGCAGCACAACGCGCTGGTGGGCAGGGACGCCTCGCTCAAGTCGGTCGTGGTCACCTTCGGCGGCGACGTCGTACGCCTCCACCCGCGGGTGCAGTACGCGGGCCCCGGCGGTGAGGCCGAGCTCCTCGGGCTCTACTTCACCGACCACGGCCAGCACCAGGAGCACCGCCTCCTCGTCGACCACAACGCGCCGCACTGCAAGTCGAACGTGGCCTACAAGGGCGCGCTCCAGGGCCAGGACGCGCACGCCGTCTGGATCGGCGACGTCCTGATCAGGGCCGCCGCCGAGGGCACCGACTCGTACGAGCTCAACCGCAACCTCGTCCTCACCGACGGCGCGCGGGTCGACTCGGTCCCGAACCTGGAGATCGAGACCGGCGAGATCGCCGGCGCGGGCCACGCGTCGGCCACGGGCCGCTTCGACGACTCGCAGCTCTTCTACCTGCAGTCGCGCGGAATCCCGGAGTCCGAGGCCCGCCGGCTGGTGGTCCGCGGCTTCTTCGCCGAGCTGGTCCAGCAGATCGGTCTGCCGGACGTCGAGGAGCGCCTGCTCGCCAAGATCGACGCCGAGCTGCAGGCAGCCGTCTGA
- the sufC gene encoding Fe-S cluster assembly ATPase SufC codes for MATLEIRDLHVSVETENGTKEILKGVDLTVKQGETHAIMGPNGSGKSTLAYSLAGHPKYTITSGTVTLDGEDVLEMTVDERARAGVFLAMQYPVEVPGVSVSNFLRTSATAIRGEAPKLRTWVKEVKTAMETLQMDPAFAERNVNEGFSGGEKKRHEILQLELLKPKIAILDETDSGLDVDALRQVSDGVNRVREGGEVGTLLITHYTRILRYIKPDFVHVFANGRIAESGGPELADKLENEGYEAYTKVGTVSGANPEEDVA; via the coding sequence ATGGCAACGCTTGAAATCCGCGACCTGCACGTCTCCGTCGAAACCGAGAACGGTACGAAGGAGATCCTCAAGGGCGTCGACCTGACCGTGAAGCAGGGCGAGACCCACGCCATCATGGGCCCGAACGGCTCCGGCAAGTCGACGCTGGCGTACTCCCTCGCGGGGCACCCCAAGTACACGATCACCAGCGGCACCGTCACCCTCGACGGTGAGGACGTGCTGGAGATGACCGTCGACGAGCGGGCCCGCGCCGGTGTCTTCCTCGCCATGCAGTACCCCGTCGAGGTCCCCGGCGTCTCCGTCTCCAACTTCCTGCGTACGTCGGCCACCGCCATCCGCGGCGAGGCGCCGAAGCTCCGTACCTGGGTGAAGGAGGTCAAGACGGCCATGGAGACCCTCCAGATGGACCCGGCCTTCGCCGAGCGCAACGTCAACGAGGGCTTCTCCGGCGGTGAGAAGAAGCGCCACGAGATCCTCCAGCTGGAGCTGCTCAAGCCGAAGATCGCCATCCTCGACGAGACGGACTCCGGTCTGGACGTCGACGCGCTGCGCCAGGTCTCCGACGGCGTCAACCGCGTCCGTGAGGGCGGCGAGGTCGGCACCCTGCTGATCACCCACTACACGCGCATCCTGCGCTACATCAAGCCCGACTTCGTGCACGTCTTCGCGAACGGCCGGATCGCCGAGTCCGGTGGCCCGGAGCTCGCCGACAAGCTGGAGAACGAGGGCTACGAGGCCTACACGAAGGTTGGCACCGTGAGCGGAGCGAACCCGGAGGAGGACGTCGCGTGA
- the sufU gene encoding Fe-S cluster assembly sulfur transfer protein SufU, producing the protein MKLDSMYQEVILDHYKHPHGRGLRDGDAEVHHVNPTCGDEITLRVRYEGDRIADVSYEGQGCSISQASASVLNELLVGKELGDAQKIQSTFLELMQSRGQIEPDDAMEEVLEDAVAFAGVSKYPARVKCALLSWMAWKDATAQALSEGKTA; encoded by the coding sequence GTGAAGCTGGATTCGATGTACCAGGAAGTGATCCTGGACCACTACAAGCACCCGCACGGGCGCGGTCTCCGTGACGGCGATGCCGAGGTGCACCACGTCAATCCGACGTGCGGCGACGAGATCACGCTGCGTGTGCGGTACGAGGGCGACCGCATCGCGGACGTGTCGTACGAGGGCCAGGGCTGTTCCATCAGCCAGGCCAGCGCGTCCGTGCTGAACGAACTGCTGGTCGGCAAGGAGCTGGGCGACGCCCAGAAGATCCAGTCGACCTTCCTGGAGCTGATGCAGTCCAGGGGGCAGATCGAGCCGGACGACGCGATGGAGGAGGTGCTGGAGGACGCCGTCGCGTTCGCCGGTGTCTCGAAGTACCCGGCGCGCGTCAAGTGCGCGCTGCTGAGCTGGATGGCGTGGAAGGACGCGACGGCGCAGGCGCTGTCCGAAGGGAAGACCGCATGA
- the dapD gene encoding 2,3,4,5-tetrahydropyridine-2,6-dicarboxylate N-succinyltransferase — protein sequence MTDTLSQTPDRSTGAVAAGLATITADGTVLDTWFPAPELTADPGPAGTERLSAERAAELLGEAAPKAVGPDPRRGVEVVAVRTVIASLDDKPLDAHDAYLRLHLLSHRLVQPHGQSLDGMFGLLANVAWTSLGPVAVNDIEKVRLNARAESLHLQVTSIDKFPRMTDYVVPKGVRIADADRVRLGAHLAEGTTVMHEGFVNFNAGTLGTSMVEGRISAGVVVGDGSDIGGGASTMGTLSGGGNVRITIGERCLVGAEAGVGIALGDECVVEAGLYVTAGTRVTMPDGQVVKARELSGASNILFRRNSVTGTVEARPNNAVWGGLNEILHHHN from the coding sequence ATGACCGACACGCTCTCGCAGACCCCTGACCGCTCCACCGGCGCCGTGGCCGCCGGACTTGCCACGATCACCGCCGACGGCACCGTTCTCGACACCTGGTTCCCGGCGCCCGAGCTCACCGCCGACCCCGGCCCCGCGGGCACCGAGCGGCTCTCCGCCGAGCGCGCCGCGGAGCTGCTGGGCGAGGCCGCCCCGAAGGCCGTGGGCCCCGACCCGCGCCGTGGCGTCGAGGTCGTCGCCGTCCGTACGGTCATCGCCTCGCTCGACGACAAGCCGCTGGACGCGCACGACGCCTATCTGCGCCTGCACCTGCTCTCGCACCGGCTGGTCCAGCCGCACGGCCAGAGCCTGGACGGGATGTTCGGCCTGCTCGCCAACGTCGCCTGGACCTCGCTGGGCCCGGTCGCCGTGAACGACATCGAGAAGGTGCGGCTGAACGCCCGCGCCGAGAGCCTGCACCTCCAGGTCACCTCGATCGACAAGTTCCCGCGGATGACGGACTACGTCGTGCCCAAGGGCGTCCGGATCGCCGACGCCGACCGGGTTCGGCTCGGCGCGCACCTCGCCGAGGGCACGACCGTCATGCACGAGGGCTTCGTCAACTTCAACGCGGGCACGCTCGGCACCTCCATGGTCGAGGGCCGGATCTCGGCGGGCGTCGTGGTCGGCGACGGCTCCGACATCGGCGGCGGCGCCTCCACCATGGGTACTCTCTCCGGCGGCGGCAACGTCCGTATCACCATCGGTGAGCGCTGCCTCGTCGGCGCCGAGGCGGGTGTCGGGATCGCGCTCGGCGACGAATGCGTCGTCGAGGCCGGCCTCTACGTCACCGCGGGGACCCGGGTCACGATGCCCGACGGGCAGGTCGTCAAGGCCCGTGAGCTCTCCGGCGCCTCGAACATCCTCTTCCGCCGCAACTCGGTCACCGGCACGGTGGAGGCCCGTCCGAACAACGCGGTCTGGGGCGGCCTCAACGAGATCCTGCACCACCACAACTGA
- a CDS encoding metal-sulfur cluster assembly factor, with product MSDNETALIKPASEEEVREALYDVVDPELGIDVVNLGLIYGIHVDDGNIATLDMTLTSAACPLTDVIEDQAKSATEGIVNELKINWVWMPPWGPDKITDDGREQLRALGFNV from the coding sequence ATGAGCGACAACGAGACCGCCCTGATCAAGCCGGCCTCCGAGGAGGAGGTCCGCGAGGCGCTGTACGACGTCGTCGACCCCGAGCTGGGAATCGACGTGGTCAACCTCGGCCTGATCTACGGCATTCACGTGGACGACGGCAACATCGCCACGCTGGACATGACACTGACGTCCGCGGCCTGCCCGCTGACCGATGTCATCGAGGACCAGGCGAAGTCGGCCACCGAGGGCATCGTCAACGAGCTGAAGATCAACTGGGTCTGGATGCCGCCGTGGGGCCCGGACAAGATCACCGACGACGGCCGTGAGCAGCTGCGCGCGCTCGGCTTCAACGTCTGA
- a CDS encoding cysteine desulfurase, producing MTQLPGLLDTDAIRKDFPLLDRVVHDGKKIVYLDNAATSQKPRQVLDALNEYYEQHNANVHRGVHVLAEEATALYEGARDKVAAFINAPSRDEVIFTKNASESLNLVANMLGWADEPYRVDHETEIVITEMEHHSNIVPWQLLSQRTGAKLKWFGLTDDGRLDLSNVEEIITEKTKIVSFTLVSNLMGTVNPVEAIIRRAQEVGALVCIDASQAAPHMVLDVQALQADFVAFTGHKMVGPTGIGVLWGRQELLEDLPPFLGGGEMIETVSMHSSTYAPAPHKFEAGTPPIAQAVGLGAAVDYLSSIGMDKIAAHEHALTEYAMKRLAEIPDLRFIGPSTALDRGATISFTLGDIHPHDVGQVLDEEGIAVRVGHHCARPVCLRYGIPATTRASFYLYSTPEEVDALADGLEHVRNFFG from the coding sequence GTGACACAGCTGCCGGGCCTCCTGGACACCGACGCGATCCGCAAGGACTTCCCCCTGCTGGATCGTGTGGTCCACGACGGGAAGAAGATCGTTTACCTGGACAACGCGGCGACCTCGCAGAAGCCGCGCCAGGTACTCGACGCGCTGAACGAGTACTACGAGCAGCACAACGCCAACGTCCACCGCGGCGTGCACGTGCTCGCGGAGGAGGCCACGGCGCTGTACGAGGGTGCCCGCGACAAGGTCGCCGCCTTCATCAACGCGCCGAGCCGCGACGAGGTGATCTTCACCAAGAACGCCTCCGAGTCGCTCAACCTCGTGGCCAACATGCTCGGCTGGGCCGACGAGCCGTACCGCGTCGACCACGAGACCGAGATCGTCATCACGGAGATGGAGCACCACTCCAACATCGTGCCGTGGCAGCTGCTCTCGCAGCGCACCGGCGCGAAGCTGAAGTGGTTCGGCCTCACCGACGACGGCCGCCTCGACCTGTCCAACGTCGAGGAGATCATCACCGAGAAGACGAAGATCGTCTCCTTCACGCTGGTCTCCAACCTGATGGGCACGGTCAACCCGGTCGAGGCGATCATCCGGCGCGCCCAGGAGGTCGGTGCGCTGGTCTGCATCGACGCCTCCCAGGCGGCACCGCACATGGTGCTGGACGTGCAGGCGCTGCAGGCCGACTTCGTGGCCTTCACCGGCCACAAGATGGTCGGCCCCACCGGGATCGGCGTCCTCTGGGGCCGTCAGGAGCTCCTGGAGGACCTTCCGCCGTTCCTCGGCGGCGGCGAGATGATCGAGACCGTGTCGATGCACTCCTCGACGTACGCCCCCGCGCCGCACAAGTTCGAGGCCGGTACGCCCCCGATCGCCCAGGCCGTCGGCCTCGGCGCGGCCGTGGACTACCTCTCGTCGATCGGCATGGACAAGATCGCCGCGCATGAGCACGCGCTCACCGAGTACGCGATGAAGCGTCTCGCCGAGATCCCGGACCTGCGGTTCATCGGACCGTCCACGGCCCTGGACCGCGGAGCGACGATCTCCTTCACGCTGGGTGACATCCACCCGCACGACGTGGGTCAGGTCCTCGACGAGGAGGGCATCGCGGTCCGGGTCGGCCATCACTGCGCGCGGCCGGTCTGCCTGCGGTACGGAATTCCTGCGACCACGCGAGCGTCGTTCTATCTGTACTCCACGCCCGAAGAGGTCGACGCGCTGGCGGACGGGCTGGAGCACGTACGGAATTTCTTCGGCTAG
- a CDS encoding TetR/AcrR family transcriptional regulator: MARRYDPDRRDRIIDAAIRVVADHGISGLSHRSVAAEADVPLGSTTYHFATLDELLVAALRKVSDEPQTAVEGWARALAGPGEGLAGRLTTLLGRLVAGDRSRVRLEYELYLAALRREALRPVAAEWLDSFVEVVRAQVGGDAATARALVALIDGLLIQLLLTGRAFDPDEVREALVRIIGGRDVPAAGPPGP, from the coding sequence ATGGCCCGGCGCTACGACCCGGACCGCCGCGACCGGATCATCGACGCCGCGATCCGGGTCGTAGCCGACCACGGAATCTCCGGGCTGAGCCACCGATCGGTCGCCGCCGAGGCCGATGTGCCGCTCGGCTCGACGACGTACCACTTCGCCACGCTCGACGAACTGCTGGTCGCCGCGTTGCGGAAGGTCAGCGACGAACCGCAGACCGCCGTCGAGGGGTGGGCGCGGGCGCTCGCCGGGCCGGGCGAAGGGCTGGCCGGCCGGCTCACCACGCTGCTCGGACGGCTCGTCGCGGGGGACCGGAGTCGGGTGCGGCTGGAGTACGAGCTGTATCTCGCCGCGCTGCGCCGCGAGGCGCTGCGGCCCGTCGCGGCGGAGTGGCTGGACTCCTTCGTGGAGGTCGTCCGGGCCCAGGTCGGCGGTGACGCCGCGACGGCCCGCGCGCTGGTGGCCCTGATCGACGGGCTGCTGATCCAACTCCTTCTGACGGGAAGGGCGTTCGACCCGGATGAGGTACGGGAGGCGCTGGTGCGGATCATCGGCGGCCGGGACGTCCCGGCCGCCGGGCCACCCGGACCCTGA
- a CDS encoding DUF3616 domain-containing protein, with amino-acid sequence MVSLALTGLNAPAHAASYGTPTVSLSAAYLSGAVGATGDPAVTVTVGQSGADASALTVAASASSTSSVAGTGDVSVTGTGATRRVTVGARAQGYTDLTLKVTGLGGKSATKTLHYAASAAVQHSADTRYFTGSSDASAAVPVGGGYVVVADDESNTLRLYDGSTSGAPVRTWDFSDDLGVKKEVDIEGAARVGDTVYWTGSLGNNKDGEYKSDRNRIFTTKVTGSGAATQLAFGGSYAKLRDDLVAWDQANGDRYGFAAGTKDGQVPKQIDGFNIEGLEFAPGSSTTAYLGFRAPLVPPENGGKALIVPVTNIDKVITGKKAAFGTPIELDLGGLAIRDIRKNAADQYLIVAGSWAADDNSDPYALYSWDGAAGHAPVKRADLPTSDPGGWEAVVDVPDLNAAGARAQLITDDGSADLYGDGTEAKDLTHDEWKKSRATWFTVGK; translated from the coding sequence CTGGTCTCGCTGGCCCTCACCGGGCTCAACGCCCCGGCGCACGCGGCGAGTTACGGCACCCCCACGGTCTCCCTCTCGGCCGCCTATCTCTCCGGCGCGGTCGGCGCCACCGGTGACCCCGCCGTCACCGTCACCGTGGGGCAGAGCGGGGCGGACGCCTCGGCGCTCACCGTGGCCGCATCGGCCAGTTCCACGTCCTCCGTCGCCGGGACCGGCGACGTCTCCGTCACCGGCACGGGCGCCACCCGCCGGGTCACGGTCGGCGCCCGCGCGCAGGGCTACACCGACCTCACCCTCAAGGTCACCGGTCTCGGCGGCAAGAGCGCCACCAAGACCCTGCACTACGCCGCGTCGGCCGCGGTCCAGCACAGCGCGGACACCCGCTACTTCACCGGCTCGTCCGACGCGTCGGCCGCCGTCCCGGTCGGCGGCGGCTATGTGGTGGTGGCCGACGACGAGTCCAACACCCTCCGGCTGTACGACGGTTCGACGTCCGGGGCGCCCGTGCGGACCTGGGACTTCAGTGACGATCTCGGGGTCAAGAAGGAGGTCGACATCGAGGGCGCGGCCCGGGTCGGCGACACGGTCTACTGGACGGGCTCGCTGGGCAACAACAAGGACGGCGAGTACAAGTCCGACCGCAACCGGATCTTCACCACGAAGGTCACCGGCTCGGGAGCCGCCACCCAGCTGGCCTTCGGCGGCTCGTACGCGAAGCTCCGTGACGACCTGGTCGCCTGGGACCAAGCCAACGGCGACCGCTACGGATTCGCCGCGGGCACCAAGGACGGCCAGGTGCCCAAGCAGATTGACGGATTCAACATCGAGGGGCTGGAGTTCGCGCCCGGTTCGTCCACCACGGCCTACCTCGGCTTCCGCGCCCCGCTGGTGCCGCCGGAGAACGGCGGCAAGGCGCTGATCGTGCCGGTCACCAACATCGACAAGGTCATCACCGGCAAGAAGGCCGCCTTCGGCACGCCGATCGAGCTGGACCTCGGAGGGCTCGCCATCCGGGACATCCGGAAGAACGCGGCCGACCAGTACCTGATCGTCGCCGGTTCCTGGGCCGCCGACGACAACTCCGATCCGTACGCCCTCTACTCCTGGGACGGTGCCGCCGGGCACGCCCCCGTGAAGCGGGCCGACCTGCCGACCAGCGACCCGGGGGGCTGGGAGGCCGTGGTGGACGTCCCCGACCTGAACGCGGCCGGGGCGCGCGCCCAGCTGATCACCGACGACGGCTCCGCCGACCTCTACGGGGACGGCACGGAGGCGAAGGACCTCACCCACGACGAGTGGAAGAAGTCCCGCGCCACCTGGTTCACCGTGGGGAAGTGA
- a CDS encoding multidrug efflux SMR transporter, with protein sequence MPYVLLAAAIAAEVGGTTAMKYSDGFSRLWPSLATAAGYVLAFVLLAQVLKSLSVGTAYAIWAGTGTAAVAAIGMVFLGESMSVAKLGGIALVIGGVVLLNLGGSH encoded by the coding sequence ATGCCCTACGTACTGCTTGCCGCGGCCATCGCCGCAGAGGTCGGCGGGACCACCGCCATGAAGTACAGCGACGGATTCAGCCGGTTGTGGCCCTCGCTGGCGACGGCGGCCGGGTACGTACTCGCCTTCGTCCTGCTCGCCCAGGTGCTCAAGTCCCTTTCGGTGGGGACCGCGTACGCGATCTGGGCCGGCACCGGCACCGCCGCCGTCGCGGCCATCGGCATGGTCTTCCTGGGGGAGTCGATGAGCGTGGCGAAGCTCGGCGGCATCGCCCTGGTCATCGGCGGGGTCGTGCTGCTCAATCTGGGCGGCTCGCACTGA